In a genomic window of Planctomycetota bacterium:
- a CDS encoding DUF2520 domain-containing protein translates to MSGKITVSIIGVGKSGQTIGRLLQKSGRYRVVAVFSRNKNQTQKAARFIGGEAHASTDILKAASQGDIVFITVPDDNIKSVFQYLSSKNAFKRNAVIIHCSGNFSSDILKNGKTGVKAGTIHPLQTIASPAEAVRFFKGTFCSYEADSPSVRSRLVHLIKAMGGVPVRIDKKLKPLYHSAGVIASNYLVTLVYLAREFLKKAGFPKDKALPALMPLVNGAVNNINKIGLTDALTGPIARGDVNTIKEHIRAIKLTLPEYLPFYIIAGKETIKLGLAKGTLSRPRAKELSGLFKGNL, encoded by the coding sequence ATGTCCGGTAAAATTACCGTTTCAATCATCGGTGTGGGTAAATCCGGGCAGACTATCGGCAGGTTATTACAGAAATCAGGGCGTTACCGGGTTGTTGCCGTATTCAGTCGTAATAAAAACCAAACACAAAAAGCCGCCCGTTTTATCGGCGGAGAAGCTCATGCGTCAACCGATATTTTAAAAGCGGCTTCACAGGGCGATATAGTTTTTATCACTGTTCCAGACGATAATATCAAATCAGTTTTCCAATATCTTTCTTCCAAAAATGCTTTCAAGCGTAATGCCGTAATCATCCATTGCAGCGGTAATTTTTCCTCTGATATCCTGAAAAACGGTAAAACCGGGGTTAAAGCAGGGACGATTCATCCCCTGCAGACGATTGCCTCTCCGGCTGAAGCCGTCAGGTTCTTTAAGGGAACGTTTTGCTCTTATGAAGCCGATTCTCCCTCCGTGCGCAGCAGACTCGTCCATTTAATCAAGGCGATGGGCGGCGTTCCTGTCCGTATCGATAAAAAGCTAAAACCCCTTTATCACTCCGCAGGCGTAATCGCCTCTAATTACCTAGTAACATTGGTTTACCTGGCGCGGGAATTCCTCAAGAAAGCCGGATTCCCGAAAGATAAGGCATTGCCCGCTCTGATGCCTTTAGTCAACGGGGCGGTAAATAATATCAACAAAATCGGGTTGACCGATGCGTTGACCGGTCCGATTGCGCGGGGTGATGTCAATACCATAAAAGAGCATATCCGGGCGATAAAATTAACCTTGCCAGAGTATCTTCCTTTTTATATAATAGCCGGCAAAGAAACGATAAAACTCGGGCTGGCAAAAGGCACGTTGTCAAGACCCAGGGCAAAAGAATTGTCCGGTCTCTTTAAAGGAAATTTATGA
- a CDS encoding shikimate kinase: MNLVLIGFRATGKTTVGKLLANKLLLEFMDADELIEKRFGFTITEMFQQGHESLFRMLESDLINELSKYDSRVIAVGGGAIMKYKNYKNLKRRGVIFLLEADADTIYDRIMADDKTRTQRPRLTDMELRQEIKKLLEFRYHYYHRACDCVINTANKRPRMVLDEILYYLRQEGHIPP, from the coding sequence ATGAATCTGGTCCTTATCGGTTTCCGGGCGACGGGCAAGACGACCGTGGGAAAGCTGCTCGCCAATAAACTGCTTCTCGAATTCATGGACGCGGACGAGCTGATTGAAAAGCGTTTCGGGTTTACCATAACCGAAATGTTCCAGCAGGGCCATGAAAGCCTTTTCCGGATGCTTGAATCCGACTTAATCAACGAGCTTTCCAAATATGATTCGCGCGTAATCGCCGTGGGCGGCGGGGCGATTATGAAATACAAAAACTACAAAAACCTCAAGCGCCGCGGCGTCATTTTCCTACTGGAAGCCGATGCGGATACGATATATGACCGGATTATGGCTGACGATAAAACCAGGACCCAGCGCCCCAGGCTGACCGATATGGAGCTGCGCCAGGAAATAAAGAAGCTTCTGGAATTCCGCTACCACTATTACCACCGCGCCTGCGATTGCGTCATCAACACTGCTAATAAAAGGCCGCGGATGGTGCTTGATGAAATACTTTATTATCTCAGGCAGGAAGGCCATATTCCGCCGTAA
- a CDS encoding DUF2851 family protein has protein sequence MNSAGNYSKAKNSPPKPLLIHDAPQEQINEQHLHHLWAEQSLKSLAMKTIDGKNVSVGFPGFWNKSDGPDFKEALIQLDNNMIKGDIEIHLYSSDWFRHKHEKDSRYNKVILHVAGWLDSDKKFVVTSGGKKVPQLILAPLLEKEFEEIDHFLEMSHYSEKNARFGGVGACSRLCLNPSFKEPFERFLEKAGEERLYNKANAFRLKRKDVGYDEILYEGIIGALGYHKNYLPFIKLAESVPLSLLRKILSGLEAKEAPLILQAIFLYQANLVPPSKAEYDKETNQYLSELHRAYCQVSLPDRPFVFWNLKGTRPANYPARRIAGMSRFLAGCLQDGLLNTLLRCYENPNPLSRLKEYFNTKDNDYWLRHATFGGKTLKKPMALVGAGTIQTIEVNVIIPILILYARETENKKLAESLVQRLKTYPPLPENYITKFMQYRLFADKAKSSREFSRTAFQQQALIQIYRDFCARGFEGCQSCGLVKWLSSGR, from the coding sequence ATGAATTCGGCAGGAAATTATTCTAAGGCAAAAAACTCTCCTCCAAAGCCGCTTTTAATACACGACGCGCCACAGGAACAAATCAACGAGCAGCATCTCCATCACCTTTGGGCGGAACAGTCCCTTAAAAGCCTTGCCATGAAAACGATTGACGGGAAAAATGTATCGGTTGGCTTTCCCGGATTCTGGAATAAATCGGACGGCCCGGATTTCAAGGAGGCGCTGATTCAGCTGGATAATAACATGATAAAAGGCGATATCGAAATCCATCTTTATTCCTCGGACTGGTTCCGCCATAAGCACGAGAAGGATTCCCGTTACAATAAAGTGATTCTCCATGTCGCCGGCTGGCTGGATTCCGATAAGAAATTTGTTGTCACCTCCGGCGGGAAAAAGGTTCCGCAGCTGATACTGGCGCCTTTGCTGGAAAAGGAATTTGAGGAAATCGACCATTTCTTGGAAATGAGCCACTACAGCGAAAAGAACGCCCGTTTCGGCGGAGTCGGCGCTTGCAGCCGCCTTTGCCTCAACCCGTCTTTTAAAGAGCCGTTCGAACGATTCCTGGAAAAAGCGGGTGAAGAGAGATTATACAATAAGGCAAACGCATTCCGCCTGAAACGTAAAGATGTTGGCTACGACGAAATATTATACGAAGGCATCATAGGCGCGCTCGGTTATCATAAAAATTACTTGCCTTTCATTAAGCTTGCCGAGTCCGTTCCTTTAAGCCTGCTCAGGAAAATATTATCCGGACTGGAGGCAAAAGAGGCGCCCCTTATATTACAGGCAATCTTTTTATATCAGGCCAATCTGGTTCCGCCCTCGAAAGCGGAGTATGATAAAGAAACCAACCAATATCTTTCCGAACTCCATAGGGCATATTGTCAGGTATCGCTTCCGGATAGACCGTTTGTCTTCTGGAATCTCAAAGGCACCAGGCCCGCGAATTACCCCGCGCGGAGGATTGCCGGAATGAGCCGTTTCCTCGCCGGCTGCCTCCAAGACGGTCTGCTTAACACGCTTCTTAGGTGTTATGAAAACCCTAATCCGCTTTCCCGGCTCAAGGAATATTTTAATACTAAGGATAACGATTACTGGCTGCGCCACGCGACTTTCGGCGGAAAGACCCTGAAAAAGCCCATGGCGCTGGTCGGCGCCGGCACGATTCAAACCATAGAGGTAAACGTGATTATCCCGATTCTCATCCTTTATGCGCGTGAAACGGAAAATAAGAAGCTGGCCGAATCATTAGTCCAAAGGCTCAAGACATATCCGCCTCTCCCTGAAAACTACATCACCAAATTCATGCAATACCGCCTGTTTGCGGACAAGGCGAAATCAAGCCGTGAATTCAGCCGGACCGCCTTCCAGCAGCAGGCATTAATCCAGATTTACCGCGATTTCTGCGCCCGCGGATTCGAGGGTTGCCAATCGTGCGGGCTGGTCAAATGGCTGTCTTCCGGGAGATGA
- a CDS encoding DNA internalization-related competence protein ComEC/Rec2: MSTIKSPPRPLVSVTAFFIAGILLANYNILPKNTAFWLLAAAFASWGALYLFNRLSAFRFILILILFLIAGFFRLYCANELPGNHIANLKHEDVAIILTGVVTEEPVITNDPDIDGENDEEMFDDKFRDGIRGRFVIRCETLMPAGGNSDKTIQTYGLLLVRFYEFTPKIKYGDRVEILGLISSPKPPSNPGGFDYRQYLQRQGIYKTILLTKPDNLKITSSGHGNFILRMVQSVRRKLSEKIESTFTAEHQGLIKALILGDQNAVPAYQENNFQRTGTIHFLSVSGLHVVLVLGMFLWIFSMLKITGNRRTIPLMLITLFYMGLTGFNTPVVRSGIMVMVFLGADLFKRKSNSLNSLALAALIILLYNPNELFSIGFQLSFICVLSMVMLYPEMMRILPKEDEALLAVIPQTWPEKIWRAVKWYIFRSVAVSVSAWLGSALLVITYFNIITPVFIPANLILSPLIFLILLIGLLYLPFSLIGIPLVFPDALMLLSDATTWTVKLLARMPGAYFYLPDIPLWMITGYYTMFCLWYISPYLGARRLKYLLALSGATVLLIAGWIITPLGAVKHNSADITMIDVGNGSSFYMEFPDGKNVLYDSGTTSPFDVGGQTIAPFLWEKGITKIDTIILSHSHLDHINSIPSLLERFRVRRVIISDYWFEHGSNDNGKILVSLISNMGIAIERVNRGDKITLAKDIIGTVMGPPTWDEVEKSNQAFKDPNDISMILKITCKEKSLLLTGDIQTMGILWFLESGQKGFQSDILQIPHHGYKEPRIRSLIEAVQPKDALINGTENSIADETIQLCDENNVKVFSSYKDGAVTIRFGEEGISIRPFKDGN, translated from the coding sequence ATGTCTACCATAAAATCGCCGCCACGCCCGTTGGTTTCGGTTACTGCCTTCTTTATCGCAGGCATTCTCTTGGCAAATTACAATATCCTGCCGAAAAACACCGCATTCTGGCTGTTGGCAGCCGCTTTCGCTTCCTGGGGCGCGCTTTATTTATTCAACCGTTTATCTGCTTTCAGATTTATTCTTATCTTGATATTATTTTTAATAGCCGGATTTTTCAGGCTATACTGCGCAAACGAACTGCCGGGAAATCATATAGCTAATCTTAAGCATGAAGATGTTGCCATAATCCTTACCGGAGTAGTTACGGAAGAGCCGGTCATCACCAACGACCCGGATATTGACGGCGAAAATGACGAGGAAATGTTTGATGATAAATTCCGGGATGGAATCAGAGGGCGGTTTGTTATCAGATGCGAAACGCTAATGCCGGCCGGCGGTAACAGCGATAAAACCATCCAAACTTACGGCTTATTGCTGGTAAGATTTTATGAGTTTACCCCTAAAATCAAATACGGAGACAGGGTAGAAATACTAGGCTTGATTTCCTCTCCCAAGCCGCCTTCCAACCCCGGAGGATTTGATTACCGCCAATATCTTCAGCGCCAAGGTATTTATAAAACCATTCTCCTGACAAAACCGGATAACCTTAAAATCACAAGTTCCGGTCATGGGAACTTCATTTTACGGATGGTGCAATCTGTCCGGCGCAAGCTGAGCGAAAAGATAGAAAGTACTTTTACAGCGGAACACCAGGGGTTAATCAAGGCATTAATTCTTGGCGACCAGAACGCGGTTCCAGCATACCAGGAAAACAACTTCCAGCGGACAGGGACTATTCATTTTCTCTCGGTAAGCGGATTACATGTGGTCCTGGTTTTGGGAATGTTTCTGTGGATATTTTCCATGCTGAAGATAACCGGCAACCGGCGGACGATTCCCTTAATGCTAATAACGCTCTTTTATATGGGATTGACCGGTTTTAATACGCCGGTAGTTCGTTCGGGAATCATGGTCATGGTGTTCCTGGGAGCGGATTTATTCAAGCGCAAAAGCAATTCCCTTAACAGCCTGGCCCTGGCTGCGCTTATAATTCTTTTGTATAATCCAAACGAGTTATTCAGCATCGGCTTTCAGCTCTCGTTCATCTGTGTTTTATCCATGGTAATGTTATACCCGGAAATGATGCGCATTTTACCGAAGGAAGATGAAGCCCTGCTTGCCGTCATCCCGCAAACATGGCCGGAGAAAATATGGCGCGCTGTTAAGTGGTATATTTTCAGGAGTGTTGCTGTATCGGTTTCCGCGTGGCTCGGAAGCGCGCTGCTTGTCATAACATATTTTAATATTATCACGCCGGTTTTCATCCCGGCTAATCTTATCCTGAGTCCGCTTATTTTCCTGATATTACTAATCGGCCTTTTATACCTGCCGTTTAGTTTGATAGGAATACCACTCGTCTTCCCGGACGCCCTGATGTTATTGTCCGATGCTACGACATGGACTGTTAAACTTTTAGCGCGGATGCCCGGCGCTTATTTTTACCTGCCGGATATTCCTTTATGGATGATAACCGGCTATTACACGATGTTTTGTCTGTGGTATATATCGCCATATTTGGGTGCGCGGCGTTTGAAATACCTTTTGGCGTTAAGTGGCGCAACAGTTTTGCTTATTGCCGGATGGATTATAACTCCGCTGGGCGCCGTCAAACATAACTCAGCTGATATAACCATGATAGATGTCGGCAATGGGTCGAGCTTTTATATGGAATTCCCTGACGGCAAAAATGTGCTTTATGATTCCGGCACGACCAGCCCGTTTGATGTCGGCGGTCAGACCATCGCCCCGTTCCTGTGGGAAAAAGGCATCACAAAAATAGACACGATAATTTTATCGCATTCGCACCTCGACCATATCAACAGCATTCCATCACTCTTGGAAAGATTCCGCGTTAGGCGTGTGATTATATCGGATTACTGGTTTGAACATGGCTCGAACGACAACGGTAAAATCCTGGTTTCGCTGATTTCCAATATGGGCATCGCTATTGAAAGGGTCAACCGCGGTGATAAGATAACCCTCGCGAAAGATATTATCGGAACGGTCATGGGCCCACCAACCTGGGACGAGGTAGAGAAAAGCAATCAGGCCTTCAAAGACCCGAATGATATCTCGATGATACTAAAAATAACCTGTAAGGAAAAATCACTGCTCTTAACGGGCGATATCCAGACCATGGGCATACTCTGGTTTTTGGAATCCGGGCAGAAAGGCTTCCAATCCGATATCCTCCAGATTCCTCACCACGGATATAAGGAGCCGCGCATCCGGAGCCTTATCGAAGCCGTCCAGCCGAAAGACGCCCTGATTAACGGCACGGAAAACTCAATCGCGGATGAAACCATCCAACTCTGCGATGAGAATAATGTTAAGGTCTTCAGTTCTTATAAAGACGGAGCGGTCACAATCAGGTTCGGGGAAGAAGGGATAAGCATTCGCCCGTTTAAGGATGGGAATTGA